One window of Scheffersomyces stipitis CBS 6054 chromosome 1, whole genome shotgun sequence genomic DNA carries:
- the TIM50 gene encoding mitochondrial inner membrane protein required for protein import — translation MSVRSLVARRLAQMPSVYAVSAAASVSRTVSRIGPVSFYSTNKTEKKTEKPQSILTDDLLAKAGFEDIPEKVEETENGASGESDGSSEQGPRRRRKRAQTSKDLKRERMANYFYLSTFAGAILGVGYLCRDWDSEEERKALEAQEVDNGYTPGLMYARLNKRLSSLFTFFSEPAFEDLLPPPAPEAYRRPLTLVLSLDDLLIHSNWDTKNGWRTAKRPGLDYFLGYLSQYYEIVIFGSNYQMYSEKTVLKLDPMHAYVSYALFREACRYKDGKLIKDLSLLNRDLGKTVIIDVEPESVSAQPENALIVKPWDGKSDDYLIQMIPFLEYLATQPVKDVRPILNSFSDKSNIVEEFAQRERKLREQWAHDHKRSDLPNAGDFIGKLLGLPTVRKEQKMPLDIIREHGQFQYEQMQKYMRENAQIFLEEEKKNKEEFGKVSLNQLLTEGAPKPEDIMKAQAERVKKEQEAAAAQ, via the coding sequence ATGAGCGTTCGTAGTCTTGTGGCCAGAAGACTCGCACAAATGCCCAGTGTTTATGctgtttctgctgctgcttctgTTTCAAGGACTGTTTCTCGCATAGGACCAGTTTCGTTTTACTCTACCAACAAGACGGAAAAGAAGACTGAAAAACCTCAGAGCATTTTAACAGACGACTTGCTTGCCAAAGCGGGCTTTGAAGACATCCCCGAAAaggttgaagaaacagaaaacgGAGCCAGTGGCGAAAGCGACGGTTCTTCCGAACAAGGCCCacgtagaagaagaaagagagctCAGACTTCAAAAGACTTGAAGCGTGAAAGAATGGCcaactacttctacttgcTGACTTTCGCTGGTGCCATTCTTGGTGTAGGCTATTTATGCAGAGACTGGGactcagaagaagagcGCAAAGCTCTCGAGGCTCAGGAAGTAGATAACGGCTACACTCCTGGTTTGATGTATGCTCGTTTGAACAAGAgattgtcttctttgtttaCGTTCTTTTCTGAACCTGCttttgaagacttgttgCCTCCTCCAGCTCCTGAAGCTTATCGTAGACCCTTGACATTGGTATTGTCATTGgacgacttgttgattCACTCGAACTGGGATACCAAGAATGGCTGGAGAACCGCCAAGAGACCAGGCTTGGACTACTTCTTGGGCTACTTGTCGCAGTACTACGAGATCGTCATCTTTGGATCTAACTACCAGATGTACTCCGAGAAAACAGTTCTCAAGTTAGACCCAATGCACGCATACGTTTCCTATGCACTTTTCAGGGAGGCTTGTCGCTACAAGGACGGaaagttgatcaaggacttgtcgttgttgaaccGTGACTTGGGCAAGACTGTCATTATTGACGTTGAGCCCGAAAGTGTCTCTGCTCAACCAGAAAATGCCTTGATTGTAAAGCCTTGGGACGGTAAGTCGGACGACTACTTGATCCAGATGATCCCCTTCTTGGAATACTTGGCTACCCAGCCAGTCAAGGACGTCAGACCTATTTTAAACTCTTTCTCTGACAAGAGTaacattgttgaagaatttgctcaaagagaaagaaagttaAGAGAACAATGGGCTCATGACCACAAACGTAGCGACTTGCCAAATGCTGGTGACTTCATTGGTAAGTTGTTGGGCTTGCCTACCGtgagaaaagaacaaaagatGCCATTGGACATCATCAGAGAACACGGTCAGTTCCAATATGAGCAGATGCAAAAGTACATGCGTGAAAACGCCCagatcttcttggaagaggaaaagaagaacaaggaagaGTTCGGAAAGGTCTCGTTGAACCAGTTGCTTACTGAGGGTGCTCCAAAGCCCGAGGACATCATGAAGGCACAGGCTGAAAGGgtcaagaaagaacaagaagccGCAGCTGCTCAATAA